GACATCACGACCAATCAGGTCGCCATCAACACCGAAACGGGCGGGATGGGCCCGGAAGAGGTGGAAAAGCTGGTCACCTTCCCCATCGAGACGGCGATGGGAGGAATTCCCGGTGTGACCCAGGTTCGGAGCCTCAGTCAATACGGGCTTTCGCAAGTCACCGTTACCTTTAAGGATGAGGTCGACACCTACTTTGCCCGGCAACTCGTGAGCGAGCGGCTCAACAACGTCAAAGAGCTGCTGCCCACGGGAATCGAATCACCACAAATGGGGCCTGTTTCCACGGGCCTTGGCGACATTTACATGTATGTCCTTGAGTCAAAGACTCGACCACCGATGGAGCTTCGGAGCTTGCAAGACTGGTTCATATCGCCACAGCTGCGGACCGTTGCGGGTGTAGCCGAAGTCAACTCGGCGGACGGTAGCGTCAAGCAATACCAGGTCGTCGTTCGACCCCGTGCGTTGCTGGCCCGTGGCATCGCCGTGGACGAGGTTGTCACCGCCCTTCAAAAGAACAACCAAAACGCCGGGGGTGGCGTTTTGGAGCAAAACGGCGAAAGGGTGCTTATCCGTTCCGTCGGAATGGCGACCACGATGAGCGACATCGAACGCATCGTCGTGAAGTCTGAGAGCGGGGTTCCGGTTCTCATTCGTGATGTTGCGGATGTCAGATTGGGAATCCCGACCCTGACTGGAATCTCCACTAAGGATGGTAAGGAGTCGCTGCTTGGCATCGTGATGATGCTAAAGGGGGCAAACGGCCGCGAAGTTGCCAAGGCGGTCGATGACCGAATCCAAGAAATCAAGGCTCAACTTCCCGGAGACGTCACCCTCACGACGACCTACGACCGGTCACACCTTGTCGACGACGTTCTGCACACCGTTGCCAAGAGCTTGCTGGAAGGCGCAGCTCTCGTTATCATCGTGCTCGTCCTGTTGCTGGGCAACGTTCGGGGTGCCATCGTCGTGGCACTGGCAATACCGCTGGCGATGCTTTGTGCCGTCATCGGAATGAACCGCTTTGGCATCTCTGGCAACCTGATGAGTTTAGGGGCCATCGACTTCGGCTTAATTGTGGACGGAGCCGTTGTCATGATTGAAAACGCCGTCCGGCGACTTGCGGAAGCGAGAGAACACAAGGGCATAACTCTGACGCGCAAGGAAGTCAGGCATTCGGTGTGGGAATCTGCGCGAGAGGTGGCCAAGCCAACGGCATTCGCGGTGACCATCATCACCGTTGTCTACCTGCCGATTCTCGCCCTTGAAGGGACCGAAGGCAAGATGTTCAAGCCGATGGCCTTCACGGTCGTGTTCGCACTCATAGGTGCTCTCCTGTTGACGATGACACTGGTTCCAGTATTGGCGAGCATGTTTCTGTCGGGGGACACCAAGGAAAGCAACAACCCGGTGATGAGCCTCTTCAGCCGAATCTACGCTCCCGCGCTCAGCTTTTCGCTTCGTGCGCGAGGCGTCATTATCGGTGGAGCCCTTGCCCTTCTTGCAGTTTCAGGATTGGTGTTTTCGAGATTGGGCTCGGAGTTCGTGCCTCAACTCGACGAAGGCTCACTAGTCATCCAGCCCGTTCGAGTCCGGACAGTCGATACCGAGCAGACCGTCAAGTTGGTCACAGCTTTCGAAAGGAAAGTGCTTGAAGTGCCAGAAGTGCTGACGGTTTTTTCAAGGAGTGGCACGCCCGAGGTGGCGACAGACCCGATGCCGCTGAGCCTGACGGATAGTTTCATCATGCTCAAACCGCGCGACCAGTGGCGAAAGGGCCTGACCAAGGAGGGGCTTGTCGAAGAGCTTGAAGCCAAGGTCGCCGAGGTCCCGGGCCAAGGCTACAACTTCTCACAACCCATTCAGATGCGCTTCTCCGAGTTGGTTTCTGGAGTCAAGGCCGACGTCGGCATCAAGGTCTTCGGTGAAGACCTGAAGGAATTGAAATCCAAAGCGGATGAGATTGCTGCGGTCATGCGGGATATTCCGGGCGCTCAAGACGTCGAAGTCGAGCAGGTCGATGAGGTTCCGGTTCTTCAAATCGATATTGACCGCGACGCGATTTCTCGACTAGGCATCAATATTGATGAAATTCAGGAACTAGTTGCGACAGCGCTCGGTGGCGAGCCCGTTGGGCAAATCATCGAAGGAGACAAGCGATTTGCTCTCACAGTGACGATGCCCAATGAACTTCGGAACGACATCGACGCTATCAAGGGCATGCTCGTGGAAACTCCGGATGGGGGAGGCGTCCCCCTGAGTTCGGTCGCGCACATCGACAACGTGCCCGCACCAGCACAGATTTCCCGAGAAATGGGCAAACGACGGGTCGTCGTCCAACTCAACGTCAGGGGAACCGACCTGGGCTCGTTCGTTGCCAAGGCGCAATCGGCAATCAAAGAAAGGGTGAAACTCAAGGAGGGTTACTACATCACTTGGGGCGGTCAATTTGAAAATCTGCAACAAGCTTCGCAACGTCTGACTCTCGTTGTGCCGGTTGCCCTTGCGTTGATTTTCATTCTTCTCTTCTCAACGTTTGGTTCGCTCAAGCAGGCAATTCTCATCTTCACCGGCGTCCCCCTCGCAATCACGGGGGGCATCTTGGCGCTTGCCATGCGGAGCTTGCCATTCAGCATCACAGCAGGGATAGGCTTCATCGCATTGTCTGGCGTGGCAGTGATGAATGGCGTCGTCATGGTCTCGGCAATCAATCGACTGCGCACCGAGGGGCGGACGGTTGCTGATGCCGTTCGAGAGGGCGCGACCGAACGATTGCGCCCAGTTCTGATGACCGCTCTTGTCGCCGCGCTTGGGTTCATTCCAATGGCCCTCAACACGGGCATTGGCGCTGAAGTGCAACGACCGCTGGCCACTGTGGTTATTGGCGGAATTGCTTCGGCAACGTTGCTCACGCTGGTCGTTCTTCCCGCTCTCTATGCCATGTTTGAAAAAGATGCCGATGTCGAGGAGGAGCTTTGAAGTCAGTCTTCCGCATCGAGGCCATGGACTGTTCTGCTGAGGAGCAAGTCCTCAGAAAGAGGTTCAGCAAAGTCAGCGAGGTCTCCTCGTTGACTTTCGACCTGGTGAACCGGCAGTTGACGGTGGACCACGAGTTCGCTTCCGATGAGCCCGTCCGCCAGATATTGGCGGAAGTTGGAATGCCCGCAGCGGCCGATTGCGATGTTGGGTGCACACCAGAAACCAGACCTGCTTCCAAAGCCGACCTGCTTCTGGGGTTGGCCCTTGGTGTCGCGATTGCTGCAGAGCTATTGGCCGTCTACACGGGGAACGAGCGTTCGTTCCCCGTCGCGGCACTGGCAGTCTTGGCAATCGTAATGGGAGGAGTGCAGACCTTCAAGAAGGGTCTCGTCGCAGTTCGAACATTCGCGCTCAACATCAATTTCCTGATGTGCTTGGCCGTGATAGGAGCCTTTATCATCGGCTCCTACCCTGAGGCCGCGATGGTGACGGTGCTGTTCGCGATTGCCGAACGCATTGAGTCGTTCGCGCTCGACAAGGCGAGGGATGCGGTGCGCTCGCTAATGAGCCTAGCGCCCGACAATGCTCTTGTCAACCGTGGCGGCACGTGGGTTGAGGTCACCGCATCAAGCGTCGAAACTGGCGAAGTTGTACGAGTCCGGCCCGGTGACCGAATACCGCTCGACGGGACTGTGGTTGGAGGATTAAGCAGTGTCAACCAGGCTCCAATTACGGGGGAGAGCATCCCCGTCGATAAGGTTGTTGGTTCGTCCCTCTTCGCTGGCACCATCAACGAGGAAGGTGTACTTGAGTTCGAGGTCACTAGCACCAAAGGGCATACAACTCTCGACAGAATTATCAAGACCGTTCAGGAGGCTCAAGGGTCTCGGGCCACATCACAGCGGTTCATCGACTCATTTGCCCGTGTATACACGCCGGTGGTAGTTTGCCTAGCCCTGCTTGTGGCGATGGTTCCAAGCATTGTTTTCGGTCAGCCGTTCGTGCCTTGGCTTTATAAGTCGCTGGTCCTGCTTGTCATCGCGTGCCCGTGCGCCTTGGTCATCTCAACTCCGGTCACGGTCGTTAGTGGGCTTGCAGCGGCAGCCAAACTCGGAATCCTCGTGAAGGGCGGTGCTCACCTTGAGTCGGGCAAGCACCTAACCGCCATCGCATTGGACAAGACTGGAACACTCACCTTTGGCAAACCAAGGGTCGAGGCCATGGTTCAGCTTCACGGCTTTGACGAGAAGCTGGCTAAACAGGTTGCAGCCAGTCTGGACCACCTCAGTGCGCACCCGGTTGCCAAGGCTATCGTCGAACACTGGGACGGCAGGCTACTCGCTGTCGACTCATTTAAGTCTTTGCCCGGCCGCGGTGTGAAGGGCATCGTCGACCGAGAGCCTTTCATCCTCGGCAACCACCGTCTGATTGAGGAGAGTAACGTCTGCTGCGACCACGTACATGACGCTCTGCTCGACCTTGAGAACAAGGGAATGTCAATCGTTGTTCTGGCGACCGCCAAGGAAGCTGTCGCGGTCTTTGCCGTTGCTGACGGAGTTAGGCCGGAGAGTATTGAAGCTGTCCAAGAACTTCACGCTATGGGTCTCAAGGTGGTGATGCTTACCGGAGACAACCTAGCAACGGCCAATGCTATCGGTGCGAAAGTTGGGATTGACCAGGTCCAGGCTGAAATGCTCCCCGAAGCCAAGCTGACGGCTATCGAGGAGTTGATATCGCAGGGCGACAAAGTTGGCATGGTTGGCGATGGCGTGAACGATGCACCAGCGTTGGCGAAGTCGACGGTTGGATTCGCCATGGGCGCAGCAGGCACCGACACCGCTATCGAAACCGCTGACGTTGCCCTTATGGACGACGACCTCCGAAAGATTCCAACCTACATTCTGCTCAGCAGAAGAACCGCGACCATCTTGGCGCAAAACATTGCCTTTGCGCTCGGAATCAAAGTCGTCTTCTTTGCCTTGGCTCTATTGGGAGTTGCCACGTTGTGGATGGCTGTGTTTGCAGACATGGGGGCAAGTCTCCTGGTGGTCTTCAACGGCCTCCGAATGCTACGCATGCCGGTCCGGCACTGAGTTTGGCACCAAGAGCACCCAGTTCATGGTAGAGGCACATC
This portion of the Armatimonadota bacterium genome encodes:
- a CDS encoding efflux RND transporter permease subunit; this translates as DITTNQVAINTETGGMGPEEVEKLVTFPIETAMGGIPGVTQVRSLSQYGLSQVTVTFKDEVDTYFARQLVSERLNNVKELLPTGIESPQMGPVSTGLGDIYMYVLESKTRPPMELRSLQDWFISPQLRTVAGVAEVNSADGSVKQYQVVVRPRALLARGIAVDEVVTALQKNNQNAGGGVLEQNGERVLIRSVGMATTMSDIERIVVKSESGVPVLIRDVADVRLGIPTLTGISTKDGKESLLGIVMMLKGANGREVAKAVDDRIQEIKAQLPGDVTLTTTYDRSHLVDDVLHTVAKSLLEGAALVIIVLVLLLGNVRGAIVVALAIPLAMLCAVIGMNRFGISGNLMSLGAIDFGLIVDGAVVMIENAVRRLAEAREHKGITLTRKEVRHSVWESAREVAKPTAFAVTIITVVYLPILALEGTEGKMFKPMAFTVVFALIGALLLTMTLVPVLASMFLSGDTKESNNPVMSLFSRIYAPALSFSLRARGVIIGGALALLAVSGLVFSRLGSEFVPQLDEGSLVIQPVRVRTVDTEQTVKLVTAFERKVLEVPEVLTVFSRSGTPEVATDPMPLSLTDSFIMLKPRDQWRKGLTKEGLVEELEAKVAEVPGQGYNFSQPIQMRFSELVSGVKADVGIKVFGEDLKELKSKADEIAAVMRDIPGAQDVEVEQVDEVPVLQIDIDRDAISRLGINIDEIQELVATALGGEPVGQIIEGDKRFALTVTMPNELRNDIDAIKGMLVETPDGGGVPLSSVAHIDNVPAPAQISREMGKRRVVVQLNVRGTDLGSFVAKAQSAIKERVKLKEGYYITWGGQFENLQQASQRLTLVVPVALALIFILLFSTFGSLKQAILIFTGVPLAITGGILALAMRSLPFSITAGIGFIALSGVAVMNGVVMVSAINRLRTEGRTVADAVREGATERLRPVLMTALVAALGFIPMALNTGIGAEVQRPLATVVIGGIASATLLTLVVLPALYAMFEKDADVEEEL
- a CDS encoding heavy metal translocating P-type ATPase, which gives rise to MDCSAEEQVLRKRFSKVSEVSSLTFDLVNRQLTVDHEFASDEPVRQILAEVGMPAAADCDVGCTPETRPASKADLLLGLALGVAIAAELLAVYTGNERSFPVAALAVLAIVMGGVQTFKKGLVAVRTFALNINFLMCLAVIGAFIIGSYPEAAMVTVLFAIAERIESFALDKARDAVRSLMSLAPDNALVNRGGTWVEVTASSVETGEVVRVRPGDRIPLDGTVVGGLSSVNQAPITGESIPVDKVVGSSLFAGTINEEGVLEFEVTSTKGHTTLDRIIKTVQEAQGSRATSQRFIDSFARVYTPVVVCLALLVAMVPSIVFGQPFVPWLYKSLVLLVIACPCALVISTPVTVVSGLAAAAKLGILVKGGAHLESGKHLTAIALDKTGTLTFGKPRVEAMVQLHGFDEKLAKQVAASLDHLSAHPVAKAIVEHWDGRLLAVDSFKSLPGRGVKGIVDREPFILGNHRLIEESNVCCDHVHDALLDLENKGMSIVVLATAKEAVAVFAVADGVRPESIEAVQELHAMGLKVVMLTGDNLATANAIGAKVGIDQVQAEMLPEAKLTAIEELISQGDKVGMVGDGVNDAPALAKSTVGFAMGAAGTDTAIETADVALMDDDLRKIPTYILLSRRTATILAQNIAFALGIKVVFFALALLGVATLWMAVFADMGASLLVVFNGLRMLRMPVRH